The window TGTATCGATTGGCGTGTAGATGGCTGCTTGCCTGCCTCCAATATCTAACGCCCTGTGCATAGCCCTTGTCGCTTTATTGGCTGTAATATCACCAACTATCCTAGATAAGGCAGCCCGAGCTTCATTAATACCTCTAACTCTCGTTGCCATATCAAGTCCTTATTTTGTAATCAGGATCTTGCCTAAACATTCGAGCATCAAAGCCATCAACAGCTTTAATTTTTGAGCTATTACCTTCAACTTTCCTTGGGTCTAGAATTGAGCGAGTGTCATTCTGAGCGATGTAATCGCCAACTTCAGGAAGCCTTACAGGCTTACCTTTGTGAAATGATTCGGTGTTGAATACCAAGCGTGAAATAAACTCACCACCGTTAGCATCCATCGCCTTTTCGTTCGTTGCTACCCAGTTGCAATCAATAAGGTATGGAGCGCCGAAAATAATTTCATCACCCCACTTACCTCCCATGCTTACGGGATAAACAGTAGCAACACTCTTGTATGACCAACGTGACATTTTAGCCATATCAACCCCTGAATACGTCGAATTGCACTATTGATAGCGGTTTGCTTATAGGTAGCGCATCAGTGCAACCAGCCGTATCTAAACTTGATAAGAGGTTAGCAAGCTGCTTTCTACCATCATCAAAGTACTGATAGGAGCGAGAAGCGCCTGATGGTGCGTGTTCGGATGTTGTTTTTCTCACATCAGCGGATGACAGCATCAAAACAACAGCATAAAGCTTGATGAGCCTAGCCGTGCTTTCTGGATAGTTTGAAGCGTCAAGACAGTCATCTATTCCATTTGCAATAGTGATAAATGACTCAATAATAAAATCAGGAGCCTCAAAGCCCATTGAATCAAGCAACTCCTGAACCTGTTCGATTGTTATGTCTACAGCCATGAGACCGCCTGAATATTAAAGGGGCAAAAGCCCCCTATTGTTTACCAGTCTTATTTGCCGCCTTAAGCGTCAGTTTTTGCCTTCACTGAACGAGTGCTTGCACCATCTGGCTTGCCGCTTAATACCGCTGCGAATGGCACGTTTTTGCGCTCAAACTTACGGGTCCAGTTAGCTGGCTTGGCAATCTCAATGTTTGTTGGTGTTTTGCTTGGGTCCTCCTCTCCTAACCAACTAAAGCCTGCTGGCTGAAGAATGAAGGTCTTACGCTCCCACAACACCTCAGCACCTCCACCATTACCACCAGATGCTTTACGGTCAAGCTCTACTGGTGTATGTGGCGAGCCGCTGCCATAGCCAAATGCCCCGCTACCAAAGAACACTGTCAGGTAACGCCCATCGTCATTCTTCAAGCTGTCATCCATGAAGATTGGCTTACCGAGGTAAGTTTGCAAAATGATGCGCCCTTCAGAATCCCTGATAGTTTCGATTAGGTTTTGCGTGGCCATTTGTTTCATGATGACGGAATGCACGCCAATGGCACTAAACGTATCAGCAGCATCGCCAGCAGTGAATGCTGCATCAATCAAGTTATTAGCTGAGATAATCTCTCCGCCTTCAATAACCATGTCGCTGTCGTTGTTTGCGATATTACTGCCAATAATCCCGCGAGCTGTGCCAATGAGATAGCGCTGCCATTGACGGGTCCAATAAGTACCAAAACGATTACGAATATGAGACATTGGCTCGCTGTTTGCCAACTCAGCCGCTAAATCTGCGACCCCATAGCCTTTGTTAAGATATAAAACGCGAGCTTTCAGGCTTGATTGACTAGCCTTTCCAACCTGTCCGATTTGGTCTGGATCATCGGAGGTTGCATTTGGCGCTTCATTTGCGTCCAAATCATTCCAGTAGTTAATTGTTGCAGTGCCTTGGCTTCCAGAAGCGATAGCATCAAGCTGTGGTAATCGGGTGATAATCCCAGATTCGAATACTGCTGTTTTTTCAGGACTATTCTGTGGCTCAATTGCTTGATAGTAGTCACCACGGAAAATGTCCGATAAACGTGTTGTTGCCATTATTTACTCTCCTAATTATTGCGTTTTTGCGAGGCGTTTGAATTCCTCTGGGTTTTCTTCAAGCAAACGGATTCGCTCGGCCTCTGTGTAGTCTTTCCACGTTTTGCCAGTGCTTTTCCCTGTTGAGTGGTGATGTGTATCTCCTCCCGTGCCTGTGGCCTTGCTACCAATAATTACTGGTGCAAATAACGGGTTACTACGAAACTCTTTTTCTAGATCATCAATAGTGAATGCAGACGGATGCCCCGCCGAATCAACGACTCGCGTTTTGCCTTCTTCTACTGATAAGCGAGATTTAATGTGTGGCATGATTAACGGAGCAGCATCACCAGCCAATTTGGTGGCCAATGTCTGTGCAACGTTATCAACCAAAAGCGTGTGTAGACTTGTATCTTTTTCCTGCAATTGTGCTAATAGCTCGCTTTCACGTGCTTTTAACTTTTCAGCCCAACTTTTTTCTAATGATTCAATGTCACCATTTTTACGAGCCTGTTCTTCAGCTGCCTTCTTTGCAGCTTCTTCAGCTTGTCGGCGTTTCTCTTGCTCTGATTTTTTCTCAGAAAGCAACTCATCAACCTTTTTCTGAAGCCCTGACACATCTGGAATATCAGGCATACCTTCAATTTGAAGCTGGTAATTACCGCCAGACTCTTTGTAAAAAGCCTTTTGCTCATCGGTTAATGCGTCAAATTCTTCTTTCGATAATAAATATTTAAACATCGTCAAACCTCTGGTTTAGATGGCGCGGCCTCTGACCGCAGATAATAAAAAAGGCCACCGAAGTGACCTTGATGATTCAAATAAAACTATTTTTCTGTATCGTGAATTTTCTGTTTGAGCAGATAACCTTCAAGCGCCCAAATTTTATTAACTGCGTTCTGTCTGGCAATTTTGCGACCAATTTCCGCATCGAAATTTTCAGGGCTTGCACAAGCTGACTCACCAGTAACAGTGAAACCATTTTTCAGAACAAGAACGCAAAACGTTAATACATCCAATTGAGATGGTGGGTTAATAATGCGTTCCACCTCACTTAATTTATTAAATTCATCACTTGCTGATAGAGCACCTGCAAAGCCATCACCAGCAGTAAAGTAATGCTCGCTAGCAATTACACCTTCAATGTGGTCTGACGTGATACGCGCGGCAGTTTTACCTTTAGCTTGAATCTCTTTTTCAATATCTTTATCTGTCATTTACTTACCCTCTAAATAAAAACCCGCTCAGTGGCGGGTCTGTGTTATTTCAATTCAATTCCGGCTCGCTCAAATGCTTCAGGTGCAAGCTTTTGCATATCCTTGAGCGTCATCGGTTTAAAGTTTTTGTGTAGCTGTAATTGTGCAAATCGCTCAGGCGACAGACCACCATCACGAAATAGCTTTCCTCTCGTTGGCCCAAGTATTAAATCTTGGCGCTTTGCAGGCTGGCGAGTTAACCACTCATAATAATTTTCTTCCCCCCATTCAGACCTGCCAACTGGCCTAGTGATTATCAAATCCGCAAAACTATCATTAAGAATTGGTAATCGCTGACTTCGGCAGTTAGGATGCAATGGCGGCATTGGACCAACACCAACCGGATATCTATTACCAGATAAAGCCCTGCACGTAGATGAGGTTTTATTGTCCAATATGGCGCTGAATTCTTCCTCTTTGATTAAATCGTCATTCTCCTTATAAAACTCCTGAGCCGCGCAAGTATGTGCATGCTGAATAGCAGTATTTGCAATTGTTCGGTAGTTATAAGTGATGCGAGATATTGTTGATGTTGTAACCTGCGACCTATCAATTGCAGCCCCGTTAATAGTGGCCTGTAGAGTTTGAATATTACTTTGTG of the Providencia stuartii genome contains:
- a CDS encoding DUF7370 family protein, producing MAVDITIEQVQELLDSMGFEAPDFIIESFITIANGIDDCLDASNYPESTARLIKLYAVVLMLSSADVRKTTSEHAPSGASRSYQYFDDGRKQLANLLSSLDTAGCTDALPISKPLSIVQFDVFRG
- a CDS encoding minor capsid protein, whose product is MQSQLMLDNSMMIQILLERLKAGIVDSEAMQRELRAAVAKALANFSGQITSRSKLNAIIAELKRELSPVLTSYSEYLLQSVIDIGVESSQLEVDSLSQIVTNEVSKPSADKVEKSILNVPLILTAWGGSLFLKKFISSWVNSSVQQVENQAVLAMAAQSNIQTLQATINGAAIDRSQVTTSTISRITYNYRTIANTAIQHAHTCAAQEFYKENDDLIKEEEFSAILDNKTSSTCRALSGNRYPVGVGPMPPLHPNCRSQRLPILNDSFADLIITRPVGRSEWGEENYYEWLTRQPAKRQDLILGPTRGKLFRDGGLSPERFAQLQLHKNFKPMTLKDMQKLAPEAFERAGIELK
- a CDS encoding Gp49 family protein, giving the protein MTDKDIEKEIQAKGKTAARITSDHIEGVIASEHYFTAGDGFAGALSASDEFNKLSEVERIINPPSQLDVLTFCVLVLKNGFTVTGESACASPENFDAEIGRKIARQNAVNKIWALEGYLLKQKIHDTEK
- a CDS encoding phage coat protein, whose protein sequence is MATTRLSDIFRGDYYQAIEPQNSPEKTAVFESGIITRLPQLDAIASGSQGTATINYWNDLDANEAPNATSDDPDQIGQVGKASQSSLKARVLYLNKGYGVADLAAELANSEPMSHIRNRFGTYWTRQWQRYLIGTARGIIGSNIANNDSDMVIEGGEIISANNLIDAAFTAGDAADTFSAIGVHSVIMKQMATQNLIETIRDSEGRIILQTYLGKPIFMDDSLKNDDGRYLTVFFGSGAFGYGSGSPHTPVELDRKASGGNGGGAEVLWERKTFILQPAGFSWLGEEDPSKTPTNIEIAKPANWTRKFERKNVPFAAVLSGKPDGASTRSVKAKTDA